The proteins below come from a single Benincasa hispida cultivar B227 chromosome 4, ASM972705v1, whole genome shotgun sequence genomic window:
- the LOC120075356 gene encoding DNA excision repair protein ERCC-1 isoform X1, whose protein sequence is MEEGNEEENLQQTAHKKSKTIIKIPSYQEVIESSQPKSQSFSQAFAFLKSSEFYSPPPKPASASSSQSLSASEITNPRKNDQLDTSSSSTSASTTTPNNSSSVPSSVSHNAILVSNRQKGNPLLKHVRNVRWAFADVVPDYLLGQSSCALYLSLRYHLLHPDYLYYRIRELQKNFKLRVVLCHVDVEDVVKPLLEVTKTALLHDCTLLCAWSLEECGRYLETIKVYENKPADLIQGQMDTDYLSRLTHVLTSVRHVNKTDVVTLGTTFGSLSHIMDASMEDLARCPGIGERKVRRLYDTFHEPFKRIVSTHPGAPETPTQNNTKPRSMDEEQDVDEKRTEDGSQHKKEPELNIKSALSAAFAKYADKIGKNCSMPRGEERGEPESSNLQ, encoded by the exons ATGGAGGAAGGAAACGAGGAAGAGAACTTACAGCAAACCGCTCACAAAAAGAGTAAGACCATTATCAAGATACCCTCTTATCAAGAAGTCATCGAGAGCTCACAGCCAAAGTCACAATCCTTCTCCCAAGCCTTTGCGTTCCTCAAATCCTCTGAATTTTACTCTCCTCCTCCAAAACCAGCATCTGCCTCCTCCTCTCAATCCTTGTCGGCTTCTGAGATCACAAACCCAAG AAAAAATGATCAACTAGATACCTCATCTTCTTCAACATCAGCTTCTACAACTACTCCAAATAATAGCTCGTCAGTGCCGAGCTCTGTTAGTCACAATGCTATTCTTGTGAGCAATAGACAG AAGGGAAATCCCCTTCTCAAACACGTCAGGAATGTGAGATGGGCTTTTGCAGATGTAGTACCTGATTACTTACTTGGACAAAGCTCTTGTGCTCTCTATCTAAG TCTTCGGTATCATCTACTGCATCCGGACTACCTGTATTACCGTATAAGAGAATTGCAAAAGAATTTCAAGCTTCGTGTAGTTCTGTGTCATGTTGATGTG GAAGATGTTGTGAAGCCTTTGCTTGAAGTCACCAAAACAGCTCTACTTCACGATTGTACCCTTCTTTGTGCTTGGAG TTTGGAGGAGTGTGGTCGCTACTTGGAGACTATAAAAGTTTATGAAAACAAGCCTGCAGATCTTATTCAAGGCCAGATGGACACCGACTATCTGTCACGG CTAACTCATGTCCTGACATCAGTTCGGCATGTTAACAAGACTGATGTGGTCACCCTTGGAACGACATTTGGG TCTCTATCTCATATTATGGATGCATCCATGGAAGATCTAGCTCGTTGCCCTGGTATAGGTGAGCGCAAG GTAAGGCGGCTGTACGACACCTTTCACGAGCCATTCAAGCGCATTGTTTCAACCCACCCTGGTGCTCCAGAAACTCCAACCCAGAATAATACCAAACCTCGCTCAATGGATGAAGAACAAGATGTGGATGAGAAGAGAACAGAAGATGGTAGCCAACACAAAAAGGAACCtgaattaaatatcaaatcagCTCTCTCTGCTGCTTTTGCCAAATATGCTGACAAAATTGGTAAAAATTGTAGCATGCCACGAGGAGAAGAAAGAGGAGAACCTGAAAGTAGCAACTTGCAGTAA
- the LOC120075356 gene encoding DNA excision repair protein ERCC-1 isoform X2: MEEGNEEENLQQTAHKKSKTIIKIPSYQEVIESSQPKSQSFSQAFAFLKSSEFYSPPPKPASASSSQSLSASEITNPRKNDQLDTSSSSTSASTTTPNNSSSVPSSVSHNAILVSNRQKGNPLLKHVRNVRWAFADVVPDYLLGQSSCALYLSLRYHLLHPDYLYYRIRELQKNFKLRVVLCHVDVEDVVKPLLEVTKTALLHDCTLLCAWSLEECGRYLETIKVYENKPADLIQGQMDTDYLSRLTHVLTSVRHVNKTDVVTLGTTFGSLSHIMDASMEDLARCPGIGKAAVRHLSRAIQAHCFNPPWCSRNSNPE; this comes from the exons ATGGAGGAAGGAAACGAGGAAGAGAACTTACAGCAAACCGCTCACAAAAAGAGTAAGACCATTATCAAGATACCCTCTTATCAAGAAGTCATCGAGAGCTCACAGCCAAAGTCACAATCCTTCTCCCAAGCCTTTGCGTTCCTCAAATCCTCTGAATTTTACTCTCCTCCTCCAAAACCAGCATCTGCCTCCTCCTCTCAATCCTTGTCGGCTTCTGAGATCACAAACCCAAG AAAAAATGATCAACTAGATACCTCATCTTCTTCAACATCAGCTTCTACAACTACTCCAAATAATAGCTCGTCAGTGCCGAGCTCTGTTAGTCACAATGCTATTCTTGTGAGCAATAGACAG AAGGGAAATCCCCTTCTCAAACACGTCAGGAATGTGAGATGGGCTTTTGCAGATGTAGTACCTGATTACTTACTTGGACAAAGCTCTTGTGCTCTCTATCTAAG TCTTCGGTATCATCTACTGCATCCGGACTACCTGTATTACCGTATAAGAGAATTGCAAAAGAATTTCAAGCTTCGTGTAGTTCTGTGTCATGTTGATGTG GAAGATGTTGTGAAGCCTTTGCTTGAAGTCACCAAAACAGCTCTACTTCACGATTGTACCCTTCTTTGTGCTTGGAG TTTGGAGGAGTGTGGTCGCTACTTGGAGACTATAAAAGTTTATGAAAACAAGCCTGCAGATCTTATTCAAGGCCAGATGGACACCGACTATCTGTCACGG CTAACTCATGTCCTGACATCAGTTCGGCATGTTAACAAGACTGATGTGGTCACCCTTGGAACGACATTTGGG TCTCTATCTCATATTATGGATGCATCCATGGAAGATCTAGCTCGTTGCCCTGGTATAG GTAAGGCGGCTGTACGACACCTTTCACGAGCCATTCAAGCGCATTGTTTCAACCCACCCTGGTGCTCCAGAAACTCCAACCCAGAATAA
- the LOC120074985 gene encoding thioredoxin-like protein slr0233: MATSISTSAYPLLTSDRSNRLPANDSSSSRFSSSSSLHLPLQLRRVRLGNTRISAPSRSRSFPVVKAKNQTFSSFDDLLANSDKPVLVDFYATWCGPCQFMVPILEQVSAALIDKVQVIKIDTEKYPAIADKYRIEALPTFILFKDGKPLDRFEGALAARELIQRIEDSLKVKQ; encoded by the exons ATGGCGACCTCCATTTCAACTTCAGCTTATCCTCTACTCACCTCAGACCGCTCCAATCGCTTGCCTGCAAATGATTCTTCTTCATCCAGAttctcttcctcctcctctCTACACCTACCGCTTCAGCTTCGACGTGTCCGACTTGGAAACACTCGGATTTCAGCTCCGTCGCGATCTCGATCCTTTCCTGTG GTCAAAGCGAAGAACCAAACATTTTCTTCCTTTGATGATCTACTGGCCAACTCTGACAAACCTGTGTTAGTCGACTTCTATGCAACCTG GTGTGGTCCTTGTCAGTTCATGGTTCCTATTCTTGAACAAGTTAGTGCGGCACTGATTGACAAAGTCCAGGTGATCAAGATTGACACTGAAAAATATCCTGCGATTGCTGATAAATACAGAATAGAGGCATTGCCTACATTCATCCTCTTCAAAGATGGAAAACCCCTTGACCGATTC GAAGGAGCTTTGGCTGCGCGTGAACTCATCCAACGCATTGAAGATTCTCTGAAGGTTAAGCAATAA